The following proteins come from a genomic window of Oricola thermophila:
- a CDS encoding BMP family lipoprotein, translated as MAKISRIIGGAFVSTSLLLGSVSMASAFTACQVTDTGGIDDAGFNQTAWKGVQDAMAEKGIEGRFLESQAETDYEANLNSLLGGQCDIIITVGFLMGDATKAAAEANPDQKFSIVDFAYDPAIPNVAGQVFATEQAAFLAGYLAAGMSQTGVIGTFGGINIPPVTVFMDGFVHGANYYNEKKGTSVTVLGWDPEAKEGLFTNNFESLDDGRAFAQNLYDEGADIVMPVAGPVGLGSAALADELGTDKLKIIGVDADQYMTDTEKQHVYLTSVLKRMDATVQAVIDSVMDGTFEGGVVVGTLANDGVGLAPFHDFEDDVPAELKAEIEEIRAGIIDGSIKFGN; from the coding sequence ATGGCGAAAATCAGCAGGATCATCGGCGGTGCGTTTGTCTCCACGTCGCTTCTGCTTGGCTCCGTATCGATGGCGTCGGCGTTTACCGCCTGCCAGGTGACGGACACCGGCGGCATTGACGACGCTGGCTTCAACCAGACCGCGTGGAAAGGCGTCCAGGATGCCATGGCGGAAAAGGGGATCGAGGGACGCTTCCTGGAGAGCCAGGCGGAGACCGACTACGAGGCGAACCTGAACTCGCTGCTCGGTGGCCAGTGCGATATCATCATCACGGTCGGCTTTCTGATGGGTGATGCGACCAAGGCTGCGGCAGAAGCCAATCCGGACCAGAAGTTTTCGATCGTCGACTTCGCCTATGATCCGGCGATTCCGAATGTTGCCGGCCAAGTTTTTGCCACCGAGCAGGCGGCTTTTCTCGCCGGCTATCTCGCCGCGGGAATGTCGCAGACCGGTGTGATCGGAACGTTCGGCGGCATCAATATTCCGCCGGTGACCGTGTTCATGGACGGTTTCGTTCACGGCGCGAATTACTACAACGAGAAAAAGGGTACTTCGGTTACGGTTCTCGGCTGGGATCCGGAAGCCAAGGAAGGCCTGTTCACCAACAACTTCGAAAGCCTGGATGACGGCCGCGCATTCGCCCAGAATCTCTATGACGAGGGCGCGGACATCGTCATGCCGGTCGCCGGCCCGGTCGGTCTCGGTTCCGCCGCTCTCGCCGATGAACTCGGCACCGACAAGCTCAAGATCATCGGCGTCGACGCCGACCAGTACATGACGGACACCGAGAAGCAGCACGTCTATCTGACCTCGGTTCTCAAGCGCATGGACGCAACGGTTCAGGCCGTGATCGATTCCGTGATGGATGGCACGTTCGAAGGCGGTGTCGTGGTCGGCACGCTTGCAAATGACGGCGTGGGCCTTGCCCCGTTCCACGATTTCGAGGACGACGTTCCCGCCGAGTTGAAGGCGGAAATCGAGGAAATCAGGGCCGGCATTATTGACGGCTCGATCAAGTTCGGTAACTGA
- a CDS encoding ABC transporter permease: MILGFSLRRLRALLDKESIQMRRDRVTFAMMIGIPLMLLVMFGYAINNDPKHLPTALVTTSQDHYTRAMVTALEMTGYYHFSHIVDSAEEAERLFRQGEVSFVVTIPSDFARRVQRNDHPQILIEADATDPSVASGAISTLGTVAAQALLREQPVAAEAAAALEGQLQVVVHKRYNPEGITQYNIVPGLLGVILQMTMVMMTSMGLTRELERGTMENLLSLPATPFEIMLGKILPYLVVGAVQVVVILVAARVLFSVPFVGDLGLLLAGVLVYVLALVLLGYTISTLARTQMQAMQLAFFFFLPSILLSGFIFPFRGMPVWAQWVGEALPLTHFLRLVRAIMLKGAELDIVARHFGALALFVLGYSGLALVRFRRTLD, from the coding sequence ATGATCCTCGGCTTCTCCCTTCGCCGGCTCCGCGCGTTGCTCGACAAGGAATCGATCCAGATGCGAAGGGACCGTGTCACCTTCGCGATGATGATCGGCATCCCGCTCATGCTGTTGGTGATGTTCGGATACGCGATCAACAACGATCCCAAGCATCTGCCGACGGCGCTGGTGACGACCAGCCAGGATCATTACACCCGCGCCATGGTAACGGCGCTGGAGATGACCGGTTACTACCATTTCAGCCACATCGTCGATTCCGCGGAAGAGGCGGAGCGACTGTTCCGGCAGGGCGAGGTTTCCTTCGTGGTCACCATTCCGTCCGACTTCGCCCGCCGTGTGCAGAGGAACGACCATCCGCAGATCCTGATCGAGGCGGATGCGACCGATCCTTCCGTTGCCTCTGGCGCCATTTCGACACTCGGGACCGTGGCGGCGCAGGCATTGCTGCGCGAGCAGCCGGTGGCCGCGGAGGCGGCCGCCGCGCTGGAGGGCCAGCTCCAGGTGGTCGTGCACAAGCGCTACAACCCGGAAGGCATAACCCAGTACAACATCGTGCCCGGTCTGCTGGGCGTCATCCTGCAGATGACCATGGTGATGATGACCTCGATGGGGCTTACCCGCGAGTTGGAGCGCGGCACGATGGAAAACCTTCTGTCGCTTCCGGCGACGCCTTTCGAGATCATGCTCGGCAAGATCCTGCCCTATCTCGTTGTCGGTGCCGTGCAGGTCGTCGTGATCCTCGTCGCCGCACGGGTTCTCTTCTCCGTGCCGTTTGTCGGCGATCTGGGCCTGCTGCTGGCCGGTGTGCTCGTTTACGTCCTTGCGTTGGTCCTGCTGGGTTACACCATATCCACACTGGCGCGTACCCAGATGCAGGCGATGCAGCTCGCCTTCTTCTTCTTCCTGCCTTCCATTCTTCTCTCGGGCTTCATTTTCCCCTTCCGCGGCATGCCGGTTTGGGCACAGTGGGTGGGCGAGGCTCTTCCGTTGACCCACTTCCTGCGCCTCGTGCGTGCCATCATGCTCAAGGGCGCCGAACTGGACATCGTGGCCCGGCATTTCGGTGCGCTTGCATTGTTCGTCCTGGGCTATTCGGGGCTTGCCCTTGTTCGGTTCCGTCGCACGCTCGACTGA
- a CDS encoding ABC transporter ATP-binding protein: MAVIDVRDLVKRFSGRAVVDHVSMKVAEGEIAGFLGPNGSGKTTTIRLMCGLLTPDEGEGTVLGYDVRRETRRIRLQVGYMTQRFSFYEDLSIEENLNFVARLYELDPVRDRVRDTLEDLGLTARRRQLAGQLSGGWKQRLALAACVMHKPKLLMLDEPTAGVDPKARREFWDEIHERAAGGMTVLVSTHYMDEAERCHRINYISRGRVLASGTVDEVVENAGLTTFVIEGPNLAEVMQRLSGAPGVDQVAPFGTTLHVVGRDPDLLRRSVEEIAGDGVTVRLGDTSLEDVFIQLMDAPQEARQ, encoded by the coding sequence GTGGCCGTTATCGACGTTCGCGACCTGGTCAAGCGGTTCTCCGGACGCGCGGTGGTCGACCACGTTTCGATGAAGGTTGCCGAGGGCGAGATCGCGGGCTTTTTGGGGCCGAACGGTTCCGGCAAGACGACGACCATCCGCCTCATGTGCGGCCTCCTGACGCCCGACGAGGGCGAGGGCACGGTTCTCGGCTACGACGTTCGGCGCGAGACCCGAAGGATTCGGCTCCAGGTCGGCTACATGACGCAGCGCTTTTCCTTTTACGAGGATCTGTCGATCGAGGAAAACTTGAATTTCGTGGCGCGGCTCTACGAACTCGACCCCGTCCGCGATCGCGTGCGCGACACGCTGGAGGATCTCGGCCTGACCGCGCGCCGACGGCAGTTGGCCGGTCAGTTGTCGGGAGGCTGGAAGCAACGCCTGGCGCTTGCCGCCTGCGTCATGCACAAGCCCAAGCTGCTGATGCTCGACGAGCCGACCGCCGGCGTCGATCCCAAGGCGCGGCGCGAGTTCTGGGACGAGATCCACGAACGCGCGGCTGGCGGCATGACGGTCCTTGTGTCGACCCACTACATGGACGAGGCCGAGCGTTGCCATCGCATCAATTACATTTCCCGCGGCAGGGTGCTGGCGAGTGGCACGGTCGATGAGGTGGTCGAGAACGCAGGCCTGACAACCTTCGTCATAGAGGGGCCGAACCTGGCCGAAGTAATGCAGCGTCTTTCTGGCGCGCCGGGCGTCGATCAGGTCGCGCCCTTCGGGACGACCCTGCACGTGGTGGGCCGCGATCCGGACTTGCTGCGTCGCTCGGTCGAAGAGATTGCCGGCGACGGCGTGACCGTGCGGTTGGGCGACACCAGCCTGGAGGATGTATTCATCCAGCTGATGGACGCACCGCAGGAGGCACGGCAATGA
- a CDS encoding HlyD family secretion protein: MEFICALPVLAGLFGPCDAAPALAVGYVEGDYVRIAPIETAQIETVEVERGDPVEVGQVLARLESRDAQIAVAQAKAALAEAESHVSDLRLGKRPEEIAAIRASLNSARAQASEARRVLARQKDLLEQGITSQANYDTAETSLELANARVAEFEANLTVAQLPARADTIAAAEAAVAQARSALETAEWRLSKRTVASPVAGRVFDVIRSAGEIAGPQAPILTILPDGATKLRLYVPEPELARIAVGTKLTVRCDGCGPDAGATVYYIADEPEFTPPVIYSLESRQKLVYLVEALPDASARSLKPGQIVDVLVAEGK, from the coding sequence TTGGAATTCATTTGTGCCCTGCCTGTTCTGGCCGGTCTTTTCGGGCCTTGCGATGCGGCGCCGGCCCTCGCTGTCGGCTATGTCGAGGGCGACTATGTGCGGATCGCGCCCATCGAAACGGCACAGATAGAAACGGTGGAAGTGGAGCGTGGGGACCCGGTCGAGGTTGGGCAGGTGCTGGCGCGGCTCGAGAGCCGCGACGCACAGATCGCTGTGGCCCAGGCGAAAGCCGCCCTGGCCGAGGCCGAGAGTCACGTGTCGGATCTCAGGCTTGGCAAGCGGCCGGAGGAAATCGCGGCAATCCGGGCATCACTCAATTCCGCGCGGGCCCAGGCATCCGAGGCAAGGCGAGTCCTCGCCCGCCAGAAGGATCTGCTCGAACAGGGGATTACCTCCCAGGCGAACTATGACACTGCCGAGACCAGCCTCGAGCTGGCCAACGCCCGCGTGGCCGAGTTCGAGGCCAATCTGACGGTTGCGCAGCTGCCGGCGCGCGCCGATACGATTGCCGCGGCTGAGGCCGCTGTCGCCCAGGCCAGGTCGGCGCTGGAAACCGCGGAGTGGCGTCTCTCCAAGCGTACGGTCGCGTCGCCGGTAGCCGGCCGCGTTTTCGATGTGATCCGCAGTGCTGGCGAGATCGCCGGTCCGCAGGCACCGATCCTCACGATACTCCCTGACGGTGCGACCAAGCTGCGCCTTTATGTTCCCGAGCCGGAGCTGGCACGCATCGCTGTCGGCACGAAGCTGACGGTTCGTTGTGACGGCTGCGGTCCGGATGCGGGCGCGACGGTCTACTACATAGCCGACGAGCCGGAGTTTACGCCGCCGGTCATCTACTCGCTCGAGAGTCGTCAGAAGCTCGTCTATCTTGTCGAGGCGCTGCCCGACGCCTCGGCGCGGTCGCTCAAGCCGGGCCAGATTGTTGACGTGCTGGTCGCGGAGGGCAAGTAG